The Herminiimonas arsenitoxidans genome window below encodes:
- a CDS encoding efflux RND transporter periplasmic adaptor subunit — translation MKINLNKKQTIAIAAIVIIGFLLGGLILLSGKNSSSSGDAHGHSAEHADTEHHEGTKKDKHAHDDSAKHADGEHHEKKAEGEAHDAENKIVLSDAQIKTAGVTLLTANAAHIKTALILPGEIQFNEDRTAHVVPRLAGVVQSVPANLGQQVKKGQVLAVIASTGLSEQRSELFAAQKRLTLAKLTFDREKKLWQEKISAEQDYLQAQQTLHETEIAVQNARQKLAALGADAGSSGAFNRYEIRAPFDGIVVEKHIALGEAVKEDANIFTLSDLSSVWAEIAVPAKDLNAVRVGEKVKVTASAFDSSASGTIAYVGSLLGIQTRTAKARVTLANPQGTWRPGLFVNVEIVANEVEVPVAVATDAIQSINDKPVVFVKVADGFIAQEVTTGRSDGKLVEIVKGLKAGMEYAAAGSFVIKSELGKASAEHTH, via the coding sequence ATGAAAATCAACTTGAATAAAAAGCAAACCATTGCCATTGCGGCAATCGTCATCATCGGCTTCCTGCTGGGTGGGCTGATCCTGCTATCAGGAAAAAACTCTTCATCGAGCGGAGATGCTCACGGCCATTCTGCAGAACATGCCGATACCGAACATCACGAAGGAACAAAAAAAGATAAACATGCGCATGACGATTCCGCTAAGCATGCAGATGGAGAACATCATGAGAAAAAGGCGGAAGGCGAAGCGCACGATGCTGAAAACAAGATTGTTTTAAGCGATGCGCAGATCAAGACGGCCGGCGTAACGCTATTGACTGCCAATGCTGCACACATCAAGACAGCACTGATACTGCCGGGTGAAATCCAATTCAACGAAGACCGTACCGCGCACGTAGTGCCGCGTTTGGCTGGCGTGGTGCAAAGCGTGCCAGCCAATCTTGGGCAGCAGGTGAAGAAAGGACAAGTTCTGGCCGTGATTGCCAGCACCGGCTTGTCTGAACAACGCAGTGAATTGTTCGCTGCGCAAAAACGTCTGACGCTGGCCAAGCTGACCTTCGACCGTGAAAAGAAATTATGGCAAGAGAAGATTTCTGCCGAACAGGATTACCTGCAAGCGCAACAAACTTTGCATGAAACCGAAATCGCCGTACAAAACGCACGCCAGAAGCTGGCTGCGCTCGGTGCCGATGCCGGTTCTTCCGGCGCCTTCAATCGCTATGAAATCCGCGCACCATTCGATGGCATCGTCGTCGAGAAGCACATCGCACTAGGTGAAGCGGTCAAGGAAGATGCCAACATCTTCACGCTGTCCGATCTGTCGTCGGTCTGGGCTGAGATTGCAGTGCCAGCCAAGGATTTGAATGCAGTGCGCGTAGGAGAAAAAGTAAAAGTGACGGCCAGTGCATTTGATTCTAGTGCGAGCGGCACGATTGCTTATGTCGGTTCTTTATTGGGTATACAAACACGTACTGCCAAGGCGCGCGTCACCTTGGCTAATCCGCAGGGCACCTGGCGTCCAGGTCTGTTCGTCAACGTCGAGATTGTTGCCAACGAGGTCGAAGTACCGGTTGCTGTTGCGACCGATGCGATTCAAAGCATCAATGACAAGCCTGTCGTTTTCGTCAAAGTGGCGGATGGCTTTATCGCGCAAGAAGTGACCACAGGTCGCAGTGACGGCAAGTTGGTTGAGATCGTCAAGGGATTGAAGGCTGGCATGGAATACGCGGCGGCCGGCAGCTTCGTCATCAAATCGGAACTGGGTAAAGCCAGCGCCGAACATACTCATTGA
- a CDS encoding CusA/CzcA family heavy metal efflux RND transporter has protein sequence MFERLIRFAIEQRWLVMLAVAGMAALGIYNYQQLPIDAVPDITNVQVQINTSAPGYSPLETEQRITYPIETVMAGLPHLEQTRSLSRYGLSQITVIFKDGTDIYFARQMISERIQEARQSLPAGITPSMGPISTGLGEIYLWTVEAKEGAKKPDGSFYTLTDLREIQDWIIKPQLRNVPGVTEINSIGGFAKEYQIAPVAERLASYGLTLQDIVTALERNNGNVGAGYIEKRGEQLLIRAPGQVQSMEDIGNIILGNVQGVPIRIRDVGEVEIGRELRTGAATENGREVVLGTVFMLIGQNSRTVSQAVDKKMVEINKTLPAGVHAVTVYDRTVLVDKAINTVKKNLLEGAVLVIVVLFLFLGNFRAALITAMVIPLSMLFTFTGMVTYQVSANLMSLGALDFGIIVDGAVVIVENCVRRLAHAQAHHGRPLTRKERFHEVFAAAKEARRPLIFGQLIIMVVYLPIFALTGVEGRMFHPMAFTVVIALVGAMILSITFIPAAVALFIGDKVSEKENALMLTAKRWYGPALDSVMLNKPVVLTFAAVLVVLSGLLATRMGSEFVPSLNEGDIAIQSLRIPGTSLTQSVAMQQQLEIALKKAHPEIERVVSRTGTAEIASDPMPPNISDGLVMLKPEKNWPEPKKSREELLAAIQKTVAQLPGNNYEFSQPIQLRFNELISGVRSDVAVKLFGDDMEVLNDTAAKIATVMGKIPGAAEVKVEQTTGLPMLTVNIDRDKTARYGLNVADVQDTVAIAIGGKEAGTLFKGDRRFDILVRLPENVRNDLEALKRLPLPLPRGQSGENRASYIPLGEVATLDLAPGPNQVSRENGKRRIVISSNVRGRDIGSFVADAEQQIEQQVKIPSGYWMTWGGQFEQLQSATKRLQIVIPVALLMVFTLLFVMFGNMKDGLLVFSGIPFALTGGIIALWLRDIPISISAAIGFIALSGVAVLNGLVMISFIRSLREEGRSLADAVHEGALTRLRPVLMTALVASLGFVPMAIATGTGAEVQRPLATVVIGGILSSTFLTLMVLPLLYRMAYRKEDEEQTAADA, from the coding sequence ATGTTTGAACGTCTCATACGCTTTGCCATCGAGCAGCGTTGGCTGGTGATGCTGGCTGTGGCCGGCATGGCTGCGCTTGGTATCTACAACTATCAACAGTTGCCGATTGATGCAGTGCCAGACATTACCAATGTCCAAGTGCAGATCAATACCTCGGCGCCTGGTTATTCACCGCTGGAAACTGAACAACGCATTACCTATCCGATAGAAACCGTGATGGCTGGTCTGCCGCATCTGGAGCAAACGCGTTCGCTTTCGCGCTATGGCCTGTCGCAGATCACTGTTATTTTCAAAGACGGCACCGATATTTACTTTGCGCGTCAGATGATCAGCGAACGGATACAGGAAGCACGTCAGAGTTTGCCGGCTGGTATTACGCCTTCCATGGGGCCGATTTCGACTGGTCTCGGAGAGATTTACCTTTGGACGGTGGAAGCGAAGGAGGGCGCCAAGAAACCGGATGGCTCGTTCTATACACTGACCGACTTGCGTGAGATACAGGATTGGATCATCAAGCCGCAATTGCGCAATGTGCCGGGCGTGACCGAGATCAATTCGATAGGTGGTTTCGCCAAGGAATATCAGATTGCACCTGTGGCCGAACGGCTGGCTTCTTACGGCCTGACCTTGCAAGATATCGTGACCGCGCTGGAACGCAATAATGGCAATGTAGGTGCAGGCTATATCGAAAAGCGTGGCGAGCAGTTATTGATACGCGCACCGGGCCAAGTGCAATCGATGGAAGATATCGGCAACATCATCCTCGGCAATGTGCAAGGCGTGCCTATACGCATACGCGATGTGGGCGAAGTTGAAATTGGTCGTGAATTGCGTACCGGCGCAGCAACCGAGAATGGTCGTGAAGTCGTACTCGGCACCGTCTTCATGCTGATAGGACAGAACAGCCGCACCGTATCGCAAGCCGTCGACAAGAAGATGGTTGAAATCAACAAGACCTTGCCTGCAGGTGTGCATGCGGTCACGGTCTACGACCGCACAGTCTTGGTCGATAAAGCCATCAATACGGTGAAGAAAAATCTGCTTGAAGGCGCGGTACTGGTCATCGTGGTGCTCTTCCTCTTCCTCGGCAATTTCCGCGCAGCCTTGATTACTGCGATGGTGATTCCCTTGTCGATGTTGTTTACCTTCACCGGCATGGTTACGTATCAGGTCAGCGCTAACTTGATGAGTCTGGGCGCGCTTGATTTCGGCATCATCGTCGATGGTGCTGTCGTCATAGTCGAGAACTGCGTACGTAGATTGGCGCATGCGCAAGCACATCACGGCAGGCCACTGACTAGAAAAGAACGTTTCCATGAAGTCTTTGCAGCAGCCAAGGAAGCGCGTCGCCCATTGATCTTCGGCCAATTGATCATCATGGTGGTGTACCTGCCTATCTTCGCGCTAACCGGTGTGGAAGGACGGATGTTCCATCCTATGGCCTTCACGGTCGTGATTGCTTTGGTCGGTGCGATGATCTTGTCGATCACTTTCATCCCGGCAGCGGTTGCTTTGTTCATTGGCGATAAAGTCTCTGAAAAAGAGAACGCGTTAATGCTGACTGCCAAGCGTTGGTACGGGCCAGCGCTGGATAGCGTCATGCTCAATAAACCGGTGGTGCTGACCTTTGCTGCTGTGCTGGTTGTGTTGTCCGGCTTGCTGGCGACGCGCATGGGCAGTGAATTCGTTCCCAGCTTGAACGAAGGCGATATTGCCATCCAGTCTTTGCGCATACCCGGCACCAGCCTGACGCAATCCGTCGCCATGCAACAACAATTGGAGATCGCCTTGAAAAAGGCTCATCCTGAAATTGAACGCGTGGTTTCCAGAACCGGTACAGCCGAAATTGCATCCGATCCTATGCCACCAAATATTTCAGATGGCTTGGTCATGTTGAAGCCGGAGAAGAATTGGCCGGAGCCAAAGAAATCGCGTGAGGAATTACTGGCTGCGATACAGAAAACGGTAGCGCAACTACCGGGCAATAATTACGAATTTTCACAACCTATCCAATTACGTTTCAATGAATTGATTTCCGGCGTACGCAGCGATGTCGCCGTCAAATTATTCGGCGACGATATGGAAGTGCTCAACGATACGGCCGCCAAGATTGCGACTGTGATGGGAAAAATTCCTGGTGCGGCCGAGGTGAAGGTAGAGCAAACCACAGGCTTGCCTATGCTGACCGTCAATATCGATAGAGACAAGACGGCACGCTACGGCTTAAATGTCGCCGATGTGCAGGATACGGTAGCGATTGCAATAGGTGGGAAGGAAGCCGGCACCTTGTTTAAAGGTGATAGACGCTTCGACATTCTGGTGCGTTTGCCGGAAAACGTGCGTAACGATCTGGAAGCGCTCAAGCGCTTGCCTTTGCCATTGCCACGTGGACAGAGCGGTGAGAACAGAGCCAGCTACATTCCACTCGGAGAAGTGGCGACGCTGGATCTGGCACCAGGACCAAATCAGGTCAGCCGTGAAAACGGCAAGCGTCGCATCGTCATCAGTTCCAATGTACGTGGCCGCGATATTGGCTCCTTTGTCGCCGATGCAGAACAGCAAATCGAGCAACAGGTAAAAATCCCATCCGGCTACTGGATGACTTGGGGCGGACAATTCGAGCAGCTGCAATCCGCAACCAAACGTCTGCAAATCGTGATTCCGGTCGCCTTGCTGATGGTGTTTACCTTGCTATTTGTCATGTTCGGCAATATGAAGGATGGCTTGCTGGTATTCAGTGGCATCCCGTTTGCGCTGACCGGCGGGATTATTGCGCTTTGGCTGCGTGATATACCGATATCGATTTCGGCAGCGATTGGCTTTATCGCCTTGTCGGGGGTGGCGGTGTTGAATGGATTGGTCATGATTTCATTCATACGCAGCTTGCGCGAAGAAGGGCGCTCACTGGCAGATGCTGTGCATGAAGGTGCGTTGACACGTTTGCGTCCGGTATTGATGACGGCACTGGTTGCTTCGCTCGGTTTTGTTCCTATGGCAATTGCGACTGGAACCGGCGCGGAAGTGCAGCGACCACTGGCGACGGTCGTCATAGGCGGGATTCTGTCTTCGACCTTCCTGACGCTGATGGTCCTGCCTTTGTTGTACCGGATGGCTTACCGCAAGGAAGATGAGGAGCAAACTGCCGCGGATGCCTGA
- a CDS encoding SEC-C metal-binding domain-containing protein, which translates to MKPSRNDPCPCGSGNKYKKCCGKVIQIEPVRPARASEVARECGDCTACCDGWLKSTIYGHEMRPGVRCHFVRDGGCSIYETRPDSPCRQFECGWVDPESPFPDAFKPTKLGVIIVKTTWQGKPAYRLAYGGRDLHKDELEWMMNFSQQTNRPFFYEQNGQTLGYGPAAFLEDMQNRIKRGIPLFESHASAR; encoded by the coding sequence GTGAAACCGAGCAGAAACGATCCTTGCCCTTGCGGCAGCGGCAACAAATACAAAAAGTGCTGCGGCAAGGTTATCCAGATTGAACCCGTGCGTCCGGCACGCGCCAGCGAAGTTGCACGTGAGTGCGGCGATTGCACGGCATGTTGTGACGGCTGGTTGAAATCAACCATATACGGACATGAAATGCGTCCGGGCGTGCGTTGTCACTTCGTGCGCGACGGCGGTTGCAGTATTTATGAAACGCGGCCGGATTCGCCTTGTCGTCAATTCGAATGCGGTTGGGTTGATCCAGAAAGTCCTTTCCCGGATGCCTTCAAACCGACCAAGTTGGGCGTGATCATCGTCAAGACGACTTGGCAGGGCAAGCCGGCATATCGCCTGGCGTATGGCGGCCGCGATCTGCACAAGGACGAGCTAGAATGGATGATGAACTTCAGCCAGCAAACCAATCGTCCGTTTTTCTACGAGCAGAATGGTCAAACCTTGGGTTATGGACCAGCCGCGTTCCTGGAAGATATGCAAAACAGGATTAAGCGCGGTATTCCACTGTTTGAATCGCATGCATCGGCGCGCTGA